A window from Setaria italica strain Yugu1 chromosome VIII, Setaria_italica_v2.0, whole genome shotgun sequence encodes these proteins:
- the LOC101758748 gene encoding probable beta-D-xylosidase 7: MASSFSSSRNNTNGGDMATALVPLILLATTLTAAVAAAGTTPPFSCGPSSAEASQGYAFCDTTLGPAQRAADLVSRLTPAEKVAQLGDVAPGVPRLGVPGYKWWNEALHGLATSGKGLHFDAVGGVRAATSFPQVLLTAAAFDDDLWLRIGQAIGREARALFNVGQAEGLTIWSPNVNIFRDPRWGRGQETPGEDPAVASRYAAAFVRGIQGNVSSLLQTSACCKHATAYDLENWNGVQRYSFVARVTAQDLEDTFNPPFRSCVADGGASCVMCAYTAVNGVPSCADAGLLTGTVRGDWGLDGYVASDCDAVAIMRDAQRYAASPEDAVAVSLKAGLDIDCGSYVQQHATASIQQGKLTDQDVDRALTNLFAVRMRLGHFDGDPRANGYGALGAADICTPAHRSLALEAAQDGIVLLKNDGGILPLDRSTVASAAAIGPNADDGRALIANYFGPPCESTTPLKGLQSYVGDVRFLAGCGTAACDTAATDQAAALAASADQVFLFMGLSQQQESEGKDRTSLLLPGMQQSLVTAVADAAKRPVILVLLSGGPVDVTFAQSNPNIGAILWAGYPGQAGGLAIARILFGDHNPSGRLPVTWYPEEFTKIPMTDMRMRADPATGYPGRSYRFYQGNTVYKFGYGLSYSSFSRKLVSGANMPAIPTTVLAGLREMMAGEDGTSYHVDAIGADGCEQLKFPAAVEVQNHGPMDGKHSVLMFLRWSNATAGRPARQLTGFRSKHLKAGEKANLRFDVSPCEHFSRVREDGKKVIDRGSHFLMVDDHEMEITFEA, translated from the exons ATGGCCAGCAGCTTCTCCAGCTCGAGAAACAACACCAACGGCGGCGACATGGCGACGGCGCTAGTGCCACTCATCCTCCTCGCGACGACgttgacggcggcggtggcggcagcagggACGACCCCGCCGTTCTCGTGCGGCCCGTCGTCGGCGGAGGCGTCGCAGGGGTACGCGTTCTGCGACACGACGCTGGGCCCGGCCCAGCGCGCGGCGGACCTAGTGTCCCGGCTGACGCCCGCGGAGAAGGTTGCGCAGCTGGGCGACGTGGCGCCGGGGGTGCCGCGGCTGGGCGTCCCGGGGTACAAGTGGTGGAACGAGGCGCTGCACGGGCTCGCCACCTCCGGCAAGGGGCTCCACTTCGACGCCGTGGGCGGCGTCCGTGCCGCCACCAGCTTCCCCCAGGtgctcctcaccgccgccgccttcgacgACGACCTCTGGCTCCGCATCGGCCAG GCGATCGGCCGGGAGGCCCGGGCGCTGTTCAACGTCGGCCAGGCGGAGGGCCTCACCATCTGGTCCCCGAACGTCAACATCTTCCGCGACCCGAGGTGGGGCCGCGGCCAGGAGACCCCCGGCGAGGACCCCGCCGTCGCCAGCCGCTACGCCGCCGCCTTCGTCCGGGGCATCCAGGGGAACGTCAGCTCCCTCCTGCAGACCTCCGCGTGCTGCAAGCACGCCACGGCCTACGACCTTGAGAACTGGAACGGCGTGCAGCGCTACAGCTTCGTGGCCCGCGTCACGGCGCAGGACCTCGAGGATACCTTCAACCCGCCTTTCCGGAGCTgcgtcgccgacggcggcgccagcTGCGTCATGTGCGCCTACACCGCCGTCAACGGTGTCCCGTCCTGCGCCGACGCCGGCCTGCTCACGGGCACCGTCAGGGGCGACTGGGGCCTCGACGGTTACGTCGCCTCCGACTGCGACGCTGTCGCCATCATGCGCGACGCCCAGCGGTACGCCGCCTCGCCAGaggacgccgtcgccgtctcccTCAAGGCCG GACTGGACATCGACTGCGGGTCCTACGTCCAGCAGCACGCCACGGCGTCGATCCAGCAGGGCAAGCTGACGGATCAGGACGTCGACAGGGCGCTCACCAACCTCTTCGCCGTCCGGATGCGGCTGGGCCACTTCGACGGCGACCCCAGGGCCAACGGGTACGGCGCCCTCGGCGCCGCGGACATCTGCACGCCGGCGCACCGGAGCCTCGCGCTCGAGGCGGCGCAGGACGGCATCGTCCTGCTCAAGAACGACGGCGGGATCCTCCCGCTCGACCGGTCCACggtggcctccgccgccgccatcggccCCAACGCCGACGACGGCCGGGCCCTCATCGCCAACTACTTCGGCCCGCCGTGCGAGTCCACCACGCCGCTCAAGGGGCTCCAGAGCTACGTGGGCGACGTGAGGTTCCTGGCTGGGTGCGGCACAGCGGCGTGCGACACCGCCGCGACAgaccaggcggcggcgctggcagcCTCCGCAGACCAGGTGTTCCTCTTTATGGGGCTGAGCCAGCAGCAGGAGAGCGAGGGGAAGGACCGGACCAGCCTGCTCCTCCCGGGGATGCAGCAGAGCCTCgtcaccgccgtcgccgacgcggCGAAGCGCCCGGTGATCCTCGTGCTCCTCTCCGGCGGCCCCGTGGACGTCACGTTCGCGCAGTCCAACCCCAATATCGGTGCAATCTTGTGGGCAGGCTACCCCGGCCAGGCCGGCGGGCTCGCCATTGCCAGAATCCTCTTCGGCGACCACAACCCCAGCGGGAGGCTGCCGGTGACGTGGTACCCGGAGGAGTTCACCAAGATCCCCATGACAGACATGCGGATGCGAGCCGACCCGGCCACAGGCTACCCCGGCCGGAGCTACCGCTTCTACCAGGGCAACACCGTCTACAAGTTCGGCTACGGGCTCAGCTACTCCAGTTTCTCCCGCAAGCTAGTCTCCGGGGCCAATATGCCGGCGATCCCCACCACCGTCCTCGCTGGCCTAAGGGAGATGATGGCAGGGGAAGATGGCACGAGCTACCATGTCGACGCCATCGGTGCCGACGGGTGTGAGCAGCTGAAGTTTCCGGCCGCCGTAGAGGTGCAGAACCACGGCCCCATGGACGGCAAGCACTCGGTACTCATGTTCCTCCGGTGGTCCAACGcgaccgccggccggccggcgaggcaGCTGACCGGATTCAGGAGCAAGCATCTCAAGGCAGGGGAGAAGGCCAACCTCAGGTTCGACGTCAGTCCCTGTGAGCATTTCAGCAGGGTGAGGGAGGATGGAAAGAAAGTGATCGATAGAGGGTCTCACTTTCTCATGGTTGACGACCATGAGATGGAGATCACGTTTGAGGCTTGA